The segment aaaataaaaaaccattagcaaatttgcaaaaactCCTTTTCACTTTTGCTCCATAGGATGTGGAATGATCCCCTCagggaaaaaaattaaagaaaaggAATGGTAtccgaaagaaagaaaaaaactaagCAAAAGAAATACAATCGATAAATACAGGCATGCCTGCGTTCGTGTTAATCTACAGTGGAGCTTCAGGAATGACATGCCTCGACCAGAAGAATCCAAAGAGATTTCTAAACATGCACCTTGCCTGCCTGGTCACCACCTGACATGCATATCACCTGAATATTTACACTCACACGGCACGAATTAAACATTAAGCTGAAGGCTATTCCGATTAATAGAACATTCACCTAACATCAGAGTTAACCTAGAACCAATATCACCTACTGACACTAGATGCCACAAACACGTCCCAATGCATCACTTGGCAGTAGGTTTGAAGCTGTATTACAGCTTTGCAAGCCACCACAATTAACCTACTGCTGCTAAAGGACGACCGAACGCAGAATGCACCATTTACTGCTACACACTAGATGCCACAACACGTCCCATTTCATCACTTGGCAGTGAATATAGTTTGAAGCTGTAATACAGCTTTACAAAATACTGCCACCACAATCAACCTACTGCTGCTGAAGGACGAACGAACGCAGAATGCACCATGAACTGCTACACAAGGCTAACAAGTCTGTTCGTCGTCACAAAAGGAAATGACACAGCAAGTCAGGCAGCAAAAGAAAGGTCATGCTCATAAGATCAAGTGTTCATGGCTTCTTGGACCGGGACCGCAGCATGCTTGCAACACAGCCAGGGCTTCGTTCAACATACTTCCTCTTCCTTGGCGCTGGCTTAGATGGAGTGGCACACCCAGCATCCCTATTGGCCTGAGCATCCTGAGAATCAGATGTCACCACAGACTCACTTTTGCTATCGTCCTTGTTGTGGCCATCagaattcttcttcttctgcttaACTTCGCTGCTCGTTTCTGCATTCTCTATTTCCTTCTTGGCAACAGGAGCATCATCATGTTCAGAAATGCATGAGGTTTCTGATTTGGTAGATGGCAGTTTGTCTGAGGAGTCAGCTGAGCTTGAATCCTCTGAGTTAGCTGATGATCGCTTTGTTGCGATTAGATAGTGTGCCACAGATTTGTACCCAAGGCTGACCACCTGCATGAAGGAAACGTCTGCTTGCTCAGAACAGTTGGATCAATAACAAATTGATATAGGCATAATAACTACATGAAAATTCAGTCCATTATTTAGCTATTTTCCTAGTTTTGTACCGCTATAAACTAACTGCAATAACAAGAAGAAAGCATTTAGTCCCAAGCAAGGACCACAtgaacccaaaaaaaaagatagcaaCACAACAAAAAACGTACAAACAAACTACAATGAATATATGGATTTCAAATTACTTTTGCTTCAAATGGTAGTTTGTGTTTTCCAATTGTAAAAAGGTGTGTTTGTTAGTATATATACCTTCCTATACGCACAACCAGTTGGATACCATCCTTTCTTAGTTCTGCATATACTGCAATTACAAATGCCACGGCAAACTGGACATATCCAGTTTGGATTCTTCTTAGCTTCTAGCACATTCTCACCATACCTGCATTGATTACAAAATGCCAATCCAAAAGTGATAACTAAATGTGAAGTGCAGAGTCACAGGGGAGAAAAGAAAACAGAGCGCAAGTTAGATACATGTAGTCTATTTTAACATTTCTACCAAAAATTAGGGAAACTTAATATTTGTCAATGGTAACGACCCATAGCTGAAATTTTCTCACAACTCAATATCAGAAAAACTGAAGACTAGGCAATTTTTATTTCATAGGATTCGATATCAAAAGCCCAATCCCCCACACGTTTGCGGGCCACAAGCTTTCAAAAGTTTCAAACTCAAATATCAGTACATCAATTTTGATTCGCAAACTGTAAATTGGAAACGTTCTGTTTTGTAAAAGGTGCATGTACAGAATATTAAAAGTATAGAATTCTGTTGCAAGTCAGAATTACATTAAACAATGCTATCCTTAAatatcaacaacaacaatagcAGAGAAGGAATTATGCCTCCAGTCCATTAATGTACACATGTTGAAGAAAAAAGGTAACAAAGATGGGAAAAAAGGAATCCATGTTCACAGAAAATCAATGCATCATACTATGTTTCTTTTTCTATAGTAACAAAACCAACCAGCCAACATTCAATTGAGAAATTTCTTAAACAAACTCACCTCATGTACAAACAATCTCCACAGAACTGTCCTTGGACAATCTGGCATTTACAGCAGCTTGTATGATGACCAAGAGTTTTCTGTCTGTACATGGAAGTATCACACTATTATGCCAAAGTTGAACAAAAATGATGAACGGTAAATATGCTCTTTTTTTTGGAACAGCAAATATTCTACTACACTGTACATCTGGCATCCTCAAGGGGGAAATTTTCAAATCTTATGTTGAGTAAAATGCATCAGGAgtcacaacaacaaaaatcatGGATCATGAAAAACTCTGAACAAGAATAACAATAACTTGCCATCAACCAAAATTGACGACATCAactttgaaaaaatattttagttgGACTCTAGCCAGACTAAAATGCGAGCATTGATTTAGCTAGTATACACAAACAAAATCGGGTTAGGAAGGAGGTGGCTAAAAATATTTTACTTTGTTCCTAGCAGGAGTTCATAACCGTAGTTTAAAAAATGTGTTAAGACCCTTTCCACCATGTCACCAAAACTGACACAGTAATTCTAATTCAAAAGGTGTAGTTTTTCTGTTGTCTGAAACTTAGCATGATAAACAGGTTCTTATACAAAAGGAATGTACATTCTTATTTATGCTTAACCTTGCAATTTTcttgttttctcttttctctaaTGAATATCACAAACTTTTTGAGCCttcaacaaaaatcaacaatacAACACATAAGCGTGACATAACAAAGGAACCTGTATCGAAGCTACAGCACTCCCAAATAGTTCTTCCACAACTTACCGGCACTGATGACAGGTTTGGCCCCTCACTTGATCATAGATGCGCTTACCGTCTTTGCCATAGCCATCCACAAAGAGAGTCCATGCAGTGTGGCATGTGCCTAAAAGCTTCTCATGCTCTTCAGTATAGACTTCTTCCTTGGATCCTTCCTCCATGAACGCAGATTTAGCACCTTCAGAATCCTTCTCCTTTTGTGTGCGAATTTCAGAATAGCTAACTGGTTCCAGGCTCTTCAACCTAAATAAAACAACAGTTCCAAAGAAggtttctattattttttctcacgAAAGCCCCAAGATATACAGTCCAGAAATCAACGCATTTTCGAGAAGCCAAGAAATATAACCGTGAATGTTGAAACACCTCACGGAAAGCCGATAGTGACTTAGAACTTGAGTATTCGAATATCATGCATGTTACTCACAGGGTTCTagtggaaaaaagaaagaataacCATGTTCAATCGTATACATTGAACATTCAAAGCACAAGATCAACGGAGAGAGTACGCTGAAAATACTACAGATTTGATACTAAAATGTATGGAGTTAAGGAGTAAATGAGGAAAGATTACTACCAAAATTACATGAACAAGAACTGCAAGTAATGCCATTTCATTTCGATACGGCAAGAAATGAACCACCATGGGAACTAATCTACAAAAGATTACTTGAGCCACAGATGCAGGTGCACGCAAGAACTCATaagcagcaaaaaaaaaaagaacggaTTTTGcagccgccccccccccccccccacacacacacacacacaaatcaCTCAACCTTCAAGAGACACAGCCTGACCTGAGTAGTCCGCGCAAGAATCTGTAATTTCAAGAAACCAAACAAGAGGTACATCAGCCAAGAAGACGACACTCCGAACCTGAGGGACCGGCGCGCGGGAGACGGAGAGACGGGCTTCGCCCTGGGCGCGCCGACGGACCCCGGCTCCACGGGcttccgccgccaccgcccgcTGCCACCCTCACCCGAGGCGGCGACGGACTGGCTGAGGTTCTGCGCGAGGCCGAGGATGCCCAGCTTCTGCATCCGCTCCATGTTCTCCCGGATCCTCGCGTCCCTCTCCCGCTCGTACCCTTCCGCCTCCGCCGCTACCGCCAGCGGAGACACCGGACTATTCGGCGCCtcaaccgccgccgccacagGATTCTTCCGCGGCCGGCCGCGATGCTTCGGCAGCGCCAGCGATGGCTCCACCGGCACGGAGGTGGCCATGGTCGTCGGAGGTCCTCGCCGTGGGTTCTTGCGGCGGCGGTGAAGGCGGGGTTTCACCGAGGCGGCAGGGTTCTGGGAAGGGGGAGCAGCGACGAATAGGAAGGAAGGGGAGGGAAAGCCGCGAGGCGCAACGGTCAGATTGGTGGTGCTGCACGGTGGGTTTAACGGCGGGCTCACCGCGCGGTAATGTCACCGCCTCTTGCTACTCCACGTACTCACGTTTCACTGATTGGTAGGCCCAGTATCTGCCAGCTCGGAGGTGAGGGCCACACGTCAGTTAGGTAGGGTAGCATACACACGCCGAACCGGATCTCCGTGCGCGCGTCGCGGCGCCCGTGGAGCATCGGGCTACGCGACGACGGGACGGGCCATAGTGGAGAGCGGGTCCCACCCACCCACGCCCACTCTGCCATGCGGGCCCCACGTCAAGCGTGCcttcactgacatgtgggacgTGCGCCGTATGGGCCCGCATGCAGGCGGCACCGACGGCGTACGTGCTGGCGGGAATTCGGGTAGAGCAAGCACGCGCCTGTTTTCTGGGTACGGAAACTGACAGGTGGGGACGGTGAGGAagggttgagtttttttttcgtGCGAGTATGAACGGTGGAGGTCGCCTAGCTGGCCGTAGCTGAGTAGGCAGCGACGTGTATTTTGGGAAATTGTTGATGCCAGTGACCAAAAGTCTCGCGAATGTGGAAGGGCTACAGAGCTGCAGGATTCAAATGTTTGAATTCATGGTTGGGGAAATTGGGATGTTTGATGGATTGGAATACATACCACTTCAAGCATCGGGATTTACAAAATGTTGATCAATTCATTTTTTGTGTACAAAATAacattatattttctttttaaatttgTTGAAACCACGTGAATTCATATAAAACTGTCACATCACAACACTAACATACATTTTAAAAGTACTTGTCTTTCttaaaaaaaccaaacaaaCTAGCATTCTAAGGCCAGTTACTTGAGATGGTTGTTGAATATTGATTTCGGCTTTTCTCATGTAACTCAATTGAAGATCGAGTCCTAATGGGCTGGCCCACCTACAGCACTGATCGAAAGCACAACCAATGGATTGGTTATGATCCCATCTAGTATTGTgcctataaatatgagagggaGCCGGCATCTCAAAGATTGATCTCGTGAGGTTGTCTACCCCATCCATTGAAACTCTAAGACGATACTAAGAGGTGCAGAAGCGTGGTGAAGATCGTTGTCGCCGCGCCCACGTGTCTACACCGAGTTGACTTCACCGACAGTTTGCACGGCGTCAACTCTCCATCACCACACACGCCTACGCCAACATTTTGCTCAGTTTAAGAATATTGATGATCAATTATGTGTTTTAAGTTCAAATTAGGCTTGGATCAATGTTGTTTATGTCATGCTCATGTGCATATGCTTATGTTTTATCACCTACGAGTTTGATCCGACCCTTTTTAGCCCTAATCAATATGAATTAGTTTCGGTTGAACACAATTAGAGCACACACATGTTCATGTTTTAGGGGAATCAGACTTGAATTAAGTGTTTTTATTgcacatatgtgtgtttgtgtggcTCAGGGGGGCTCAGATAGGGATAAATTAAGCTCGGGTAGCATCAAAAAGGAGGAGGAACGATATATTTTTTCTGATAGAACCGAAAGTTTTACTTGAAATTCTCCAAATCCAAAATC is part of the Phragmites australis chromosome 12, lpPhrAust1.1, whole genome shotgun sequence genome and harbors:
- the LOC133887463 gene encoding uncharacterized protein LOC133887463 produces the protein MATSVPVEPSLALPKHRGRPRKNPVAAAVEAPNSPVSPLAVAAEAEGYERERDARIRENMERMQKLGILGLAQNLSQSVAASGEGGSGRWRRKPVEPGSVGAPRAKPVSPSPARRSLRLKSLEPVSYSEIRTQKEKDSEGAKSAFMEEGSKEEVYTEEHEKLLGTCHTAWTLFVDGYGKDGKRIYDQVRGQTCHQCRQKTLGHHTSCCKCQIVQGQFCGDCLYMRYGENVLEAKKNPNWICPVCRGICNCSICRTKKGWYPTGCAYRKVVSLGYKSVAHYLIATKRSSANSEDSSSADSSDKLPSTKSETSCISEHDDAPVAKKEIENAETSSEVKQKKKNSDGHNKDDSKSESVVTSDSQDAQANRDAGCATPSKPAPRKRKYVERSPGCVASMLRSRSKKP